One part of the Haliaeetus albicilla chromosome 9, bHalAlb1.1, whole genome shotgun sequence genome encodes these proteins:
- the LOC138686781 gene encoding uncharacterized protein, whose product MFACCHLGDSRLRFLWQGCSRHPDRSDATPRAASATPVPGVVSEAWLHPTTVPEPPLIPAQRAGGWGDISAANLLCSPLIAQGKAGAFSSRPPAPRFHPCTAPAAAALQRSPGPTCHGRELCANENYFGGKPRNGGSLLGWSGQTSLCARTSERRRAFIKNVIKKVKAGRVGPWFEKDEREVAFPLGEATVALQEVWGEQGGCGMASTSLSRCRQKRPQWWWPWLGTQAGHTQTRPRRGLWCGKLASPPEQSQGHPTRALGHCSRCYRTSREHVCSQSPGPWSHAKRGISKGWAFGVVFFIFTSLGPGFWAQAQPEPAWSKPSEKVGTTRAT is encoded by the exons ATGTTTGCTTGCTGCCATCTCGGAG attccCGGCTTCGATTTTTGTGGCAAGGTTGTTCCCGACATCCCGACCGCAGTGACGCCACGCCGAGGGCAGCCTCCGCCACGCCGGTGCCGGGGGTGGTGAGCgaagcctggctccatcccacCACCGTCCCAGAGCCCCCGCTCATCCCTGCCCAACGAgccgggggctggggggacatcTCGGCAGCTAATTTGCTTTGCAGCCCCTTGATCGCCCAGGGGAAGGCGGGTGCCTTTTCCTCTCGGCCGCCGGCTCCCCGCTTTCATCCGTGCACGGCCCCAGCGGCTGCGGCGCTGCAGAGATCCCCAGGACCCACCTGCCATGGCAGGGAATTGTGTGCAAATGAGAACTATTTTGGGGGAAAACCCAGGAATGGAGGGAGCCTGCTGGGATGGAGCGGCCAGACGAGCCTCTGTGCTCGGACGAGCGAGAGGAGGAGAGCATTTATAAAAAACgttattaaaaaagtaaaagcaggCAGAGTTGGCCCATGGTTTGAGAAGGACGAGAGGGAGGTGGCATTTCCCCTGGGTGAAGCCACAGTGGCTTTGCAGGAGGTTTGGGGTGAGCAGGGAGGCTGTGGGATGGCGAGCACCAGCCTGAGCCGCTGCCGGCAGAAGCGTCCCCAGTGGTGGTGGCCCTGGCTGGGGACCCAAGCTGGACACACACAAACACGGCCGAGACGTGGCTTGTGGTGCGGGAAGCTGGCAAGTCCCCCGGAGCAATCCCAGGGTCATCCCACCCGAGCTCTGGGCCATTGCTCCCGATGTTACCGTACATCTCGGGAACATGTTTGCTCCCAAAGCCCCGGTCCCTGGAGCCATGCAAAGAGGGGAATTTCAAAGGGTTGGGCTTTTggggttgttttctttatttttacctCGTTAGGTCCAGGTTTCTGGGCACAGGCGCAGCCTGAACCTGCTTGGTCCAAGCCCAGTGAGAAGGTAGGAACAACTAGAGCGACTTGA